A region from the Candidatus Electrothrix scaldis genome encodes:
- a CDS encoding purine-nucleoside phosphorylase, which yields MIDINEHKKQVEEAVAFLQSRLPVMPEVLIQLGTGLGNLAQAMDNPTVISYEEIPGFPRSTVTSHAGNLVCGTLAGKPCAILQGRFHYYEGYSAREVAFPVRVLSLLGVRTAIITNASGGLNTAWSAGTIMVMKDHINQLPDNPLRGPNIDTWGPRFPDMSAPYPPSLRKLARQAARKLEFPDVVEGTYICIPGPSLETPAETRMLRQLGADAVGMSSVPEIITALHAGLQVLGLSVVANVNDPDDFIPILLEDIVASACQAEPKLQKMILGIVQEL from the coding sequence ATGATTGATATCAACGAGCACAAAAAGCAGGTGGAAGAGGCTGTGGCCTTTCTCCAATCTCGTCTTCCGGTTATGCCCGAAGTCCTGATTCAGCTGGGCACGGGCTTGGGGAACCTAGCTCAGGCTATGGATAACCCTACAGTGATTTCTTATGAGGAAATACCTGGTTTTCCCCGTTCCACAGTGACTAGTCATGCGGGTAACCTGGTCTGCGGCACCTTGGCCGGGAAGCCTTGTGCTATTCTGCAAGGACGCTTTCATTATTATGAAGGCTATTCAGCTCGCGAGGTTGCCTTCCCTGTCCGAGTACTCTCGCTTCTCGGGGTGCGAACAGCTATCATCACTAATGCATCCGGTGGCCTGAATACAGCGTGGTCTGCTGGCACTATTATGGTCATGAAAGATCATATTAACCAGCTCCCGGATAATCCCCTCCGTGGGCCGAATATTGATACCTGGGGACCACGCTTTCCTGATATGTCAGCCCCCTATCCGCCTTCACTGCGCAAGTTGGCTCGGCAGGCCGCCCGAAAACTGGAGTTTCCTGATGTGGTTGAGGGAACCTACATCTGCATTCCTGGACCGAGCTTGGAAACTCCGGCGGAGACCCGGATGCTGCGGCAATTGGGCGCTGATGCCGTGGGGATGTCTTCTGTACCGGAGATCATCACAGCCCTGCATGCAGGTTTACAGGTATTGGGCTTGTCCGTAGTGGCGAATGTGAATGACCCGGATGATTTTATTCCCATCCTGCTGGAAGATATTGTTGCGTCTGCTTGCCAGGCAGAACCGAAACTACAGAAAATGATCCTTGGAATAGTACAGGAGCTGTAA
- a CDS encoding ATP-binding protein: protein MELDDRQGRALRFADIAGMEELKKTLRLRIIEPFQRPELFTRFRKGAGGGVLLYGPPGCGKTMIARAVAGECGVPFHAVGISQVLNMWVGESEKQVAKIFAAAREKAPSILFFDELDALGYSRSKARSDHTRTLVNEFLAQLDGAGASNERLLILAATNMPWDIDTAMKRPGRFSRQLFISPPDEVARAEIFHLKLKDVPCDAIDYGQLAALTPLFSGADIDGVVEYAKDEVLAEIIEQGAERNITQNDLEQACRACRPTTLDWLDTVTTMLKYGGDDSAYSEVKFYLQEMGKL, encoded by the coding sequence ATGGAGCTGGACGACAGGCAAGGACGAGCGCTTCGCTTTGCTGATATTGCAGGGATGGAAGAGCTGAAAAAGACCCTGCGTTTGCGCATTATTGAGCCCTTTCAACGCCCGGAGCTTTTTACCCGTTTCCGTAAGGGGGCAGGAGGCGGAGTGTTGCTCTACGGCCCTCCTGGTTGTGGAAAAACCATGATTGCTCGGGCTGTTGCCGGAGAATGCGGAGTCCCTTTTCATGCGGTGGGCATCAGTCAGGTACTCAATATGTGGGTGGGTGAGAGCGAAAAGCAGGTTGCTAAAATTTTTGCTGCGGCCCGTGAGAAGGCGCCTTCCATCCTTTTCTTTGATGAACTGGATGCCCTTGGGTATTCCCGCTCTAAGGCCCGTTCTGATCATACCCGAACGCTGGTTAATGAATTCCTTGCCCAGCTTGATGGGGCAGGAGCGAGCAACGAGCGCTTACTGATCCTCGCTGCCACCAATATGCCTTGGGATATCGACACGGCCATGAAGCGACCTGGGCGTTTCAGTCGTCAGCTTTTCATTTCCCCGCCGGATGAAGTTGCGCGGGCAGAAATTTTTCATCTTAAACTGAAGGATGTTCCCTGTGATGCAATTGACTATGGTCAACTGGCAGCTCTGACCCCGCTTTTTTCCGGGGCTGATATTGATGGGGTAGTGGAATATGCCAAGGATGAGGTGCTGGCCGAGATTATTGAGCAAGGAGCTGAGCGCAACATTACCCAGAATGACCTGGAACAGGCCTGCCGCGCCTGTCGCCCCACCACCTTGGACTGGCTTGATACGGTGACTACTATGCTCAAATACGGTGGTGATGATTCTGCTTATAGCGAGGTTAAATTTTATTTGCAGGAGATGGGGAAATTATGA
- a CDS encoding NAD(P)(+) transhydrogenase (Re/Si-specific) subunit beta has product MNPLFINFIYVISAALFIFGLKMLSSPATARRGNLLSSLGMLIAIVVTLMNAGLDYKWIFLGIVIGSGIGAFAAIKVEMTAMPEMVALFNGFGGISSLLLAWAEYHQSRELSIFIALVAFLSTFIGGVTFTGSMIAFGKLSGKITQKAVIFKGQHIINAAILGIALIAAGVFCITSGSTFGYVVFILILLVSLGFGITSTIPIGGADMPVVISLLNSYSGLAACAAGFVISNTILIVAGALVGASGLILTNIMCKAMNRSLANVLFSGFGSATTADAGDGPQGEVRPASAEDVYYILEAASSVVFVPGYGLAVAQAQHAVKELGDLLEANDTEVSYAIHPVAGRMPGHMNVLLAEANVPYDQLIEMDEINPRMDSVDVCVVIGANDVVNPAALDDESSSIYGMPIIETHRAGTVIVLKRSMNPGFAGIQNALFFSENARMYFGDAKASIQALVAEFKND; this is encoded by the coding sequence ATGAACCCTCTTTTTATTAACTTTATCTATGTCATTTCAGCAGCCCTGTTCATCTTTGGTCTCAAGATGCTCAGCTCTCCAGCTACGGCCCGGCGTGGTAACCTGCTTTCCTCTCTTGGTATGCTGATCGCCATCGTCGTCACCTTGATGAATGCAGGCTTGGATTACAAATGGATCTTCCTTGGCATTGTCATAGGGAGTGGCATTGGTGCCTTTGCAGCAATAAAGGTCGAAATGACTGCTATGCCGGAAATGGTGGCCCTCTTCAATGGCTTTGGTGGTATTTCCAGCCTCCTATTGGCTTGGGCTGAATATCATCAGAGCAGAGAACTTTCTATTTTTATCGCTCTTGTCGCCTTTCTTTCCACCTTTATCGGTGGAGTGACTTTTACAGGCTCTATGATCGCCTTTGGCAAGCTTTCCGGCAAGATCACCCAAAAAGCTGTCATCTTTAAAGGACAGCACATCATTAATGCTGCTATACTCGGCATCGCTCTCATAGCCGCTGGCGTCTTCTGTATAACCTCTGGAAGCACCTTCGGTTACGTTGTCTTTATCCTCATCCTGCTAGTCTCCCTGGGCTTCGGCATAACCTCTACAATACCCATTGGCGGAGCTGATATGCCGGTCGTCATTTCATTACTCAACAGCTATTCCGGCCTAGCTGCCTGTGCTGCCGGTTTTGTTATTTCTAACACCATTCTGATTGTCGCAGGAGCCTTAGTCGGTGCCTCTGGACTTATCCTGACCAATATTATGTGCAAGGCGATGAATCGCTCCCTGGCCAACGTACTCTTTTCCGGTTTTGGCAGCGCCACAACAGCAGATGCTGGTGATGGGCCGCAGGGTGAGGTTCGACCTGCCTCAGCTGAGGATGTGTACTATATCCTCGAAGCAGCAAGCTCTGTTGTTTTTGTCCCTGGCTATGGTTTGGCCGTTGCTCAGGCGCAGCACGCCGTAAAGGAATTGGGTGACTTACTGGAAGCAAACGATACTGAAGTGAGTTACGCCATTCATCCGGTTGCCGGACGTATGCCCGGTCACATGAACGTGCTGCTTGCTGAAGCTAACGTACCCTACGACCAGTTAATTGAAATGGATGAGATTAATCCTCGCATGGACAGTGTAGATGTCTGCGTGGTTATCGGAGCAAACGATGTAGTGAATCCTGCTGCTTTGGATGACGAATCCAGTTCAATTTATGGCATGCCCATTATTGAGACGCACCGTGCCGGGACGGTTATTGTGCTGAAGCGCTCCATGAATCCAGGCTTTGCTGGCATCCAGAACGCACTCTTTTTTTCCGAGAATGCCCGCATGTACTTCGGTGATGCCAAAGCCTCAATTCAGGCACTTGTAGCGGAATTCAAAAATGATTAA
- a CDS encoding delta-class carbonic anhydrase — MNLKKTLQALFVVSSAFGLLASTGCAKDAGHAEGTGKVCEGFGPQTPRDIDSKVGENTQLYSFAPGYKDMNLCNIHFHVHAEHKAKDYSIYAGEGEHGHGGGYQCNDTKNLTKKELTPVEGEGGCEGVKPGDTIEVHWVHSSCDVAPGKGLGSCSSEGCVNPDLRVESQVFLVVNDSSALNFADMAYGGNVVNGLHQAKSLPTNTGVPVEFLGSTTGPKFTQETCSPYQVTWSVRPQCAKIDISSLNAWCKDNVFDEDHAHGVRQLVTDPKLLSEIK; from the coding sequence ATGAATCTTAAAAAAACACTTCAGGCTCTTTTTGTTGTCTCTTCTGCGTTTGGATTACTTGCAAGCACAGGCTGTGCAAAAGATGCGGGTCATGCGGAAGGAACGGGGAAAGTTTGCGAAGGCTTTGGCCCACAGACCCCAAGAGATATTGACAGCAAAGTTGGTGAGAATACGCAGCTCTATTCTTTTGCCCCTGGTTATAAAGACATGAATCTCTGTAACATCCATTTTCATGTTCATGCCGAGCATAAAGCAAAAGACTATTCCATCTATGCCGGTGAAGGTGAGCATGGTCATGGCGGCGGCTATCAGTGTAATGATACCAAGAACCTGACCAAAAAAGAGCTGACTCCGGTTGAGGGTGAAGGCGGTTGCGAAGGTGTAAAACCCGGCGATACCATTGAGGTGCATTGGGTTCACAGCTCCTGCGATGTCGCACCGGGCAAAGGACTGGGCTCATGCAGCTCTGAAGGCTGTGTCAATCCGGATCTCCGCGTTGAGTCTCAGGTTTTTCTGGTTGTGAATGATTCCAGTGCGCTGAACTTTGCAGACATGGCCTATGGTGGTAATGTTGTCAACGGACTGCATCAGGCAAAGTCTCTGCCTACCAATACCGGCGTTCCGGTAGAGTTCCTGGGCTCCACAACAGGACCGAAATTCACCCAGGAAACATGCTCTCCTTACCAGGTCACCTGGAGTGTTCGTCCGCAATGCGCAAAAATCGACATCAGCAGCCTGAATGCTTGGTGTAAGGATAATGTTTTTGATGAAGATCACGCACACGGCGTAAGACAGCTGGTTACTGATCCGAAACTTCTTTCTGAAATCAAATAA
- a CDS encoding Re/Si-specific NAD(P)(+) transhydrogenase subunit alpha translates to MIIAVMKERHPREKRVPLVPATAAKLVKLGAEVIIESDLGMSCRFADEEYQNAGASIGTSKEDMLKKADVILRLRKPPKDDAILMKKGCIHVSYLDPFNEVDLVETLRDASVSAISLEMVPRTTVAQKMDVLSSQANLAGYAAVTLAAEQLDRVFPMMTTPAGTIKPARVFIIGVGVAGLQAIATAKRLGAVVEAFDTRPVVEEQVKSLGAKFVKVDLGETGQTKDGYAKALTPEQMALQKEGMAKACARADVVITTAQLFGRPAPRIIDHTILAQMRPGSVIIDMAVESGGNVEGSEVDTIVEIEGVKILGIANLPGRVATTASEMYSANLGNFVEHFWNKESKLLAINQDDEIMQGALVTHQGEIVSKMYKSIMNK, encoded by the coding sequence ATGATAATCGCAGTCATGAAGGAACGGCACCCAAGGGAAAAACGAGTCCCGCTTGTTCCCGCGACAGCAGCCAAACTGGTAAAACTCGGCGCTGAGGTGATCATTGAATCCGACCTCGGCATGAGCTGTCGCTTTGCGGATGAAGAATACCAAAATGCGGGTGCAAGCATAGGAACTTCTAAAGAGGATATGCTAAAAAAAGCAGACGTCATTCTTCGGCTGCGGAAGCCACCCAAAGATGACGCCATCCTGATGAAAAAGGGCTGTATTCACGTCAGCTACCTTGATCCTTTTAACGAGGTTGACCTTGTTGAGACCTTGCGAGACGCATCAGTATCAGCCATCAGCTTAGAAATGGTTCCACGCACCACAGTTGCCCAGAAAATGGACGTCCTTTCCTCTCAGGCCAATCTTGCTGGCTATGCAGCCGTCACCTTGGCTGCGGAACAGCTGGACAGAGTTTTCCCCATGATGACCACACCGGCTGGCACCATAAAACCGGCACGGGTCTTTATTATCGGTGTTGGTGTTGCCGGTCTCCAGGCAATTGCCACGGCCAAACGCCTGGGCGCAGTAGTTGAGGCCTTTGATACCCGGCCTGTTGTCGAGGAGCAGGTCAAATCCTTGGGAGCAAAATTTGTTAAAGTTGATCTGGGAGAAACCGGGCAGACCAAGGACGGCTATGCCAAGGCCCTAACGCCGGAGCAGATGGCCCTGCAAAAAGAAGGTATGGCCAAGGCCTGTGCGCGGGCGGACGTGGTCATTACTACAGCACAACTCTTCGGTCGTCCGGCTCCCCGAATTATCGATCATACCATCTTGGCCCAAATGCGCCCCGGCTCCGTTATTATAGATATGGCGGTAGAGAGCGGTGGTAATGTGGAAGGCTCGGAAGTCGATACTATTGTAGAGATTGAAGGTGTCAAGATTCTGGGAATTGCTAACCTTCCAGGACGTGTTGCCACCACTGCCAGCGAGATGTACTCAGCGAACCTCGGCAATTTTGTTGAGCATTTTTGGAACAAGGAAAGCAAGCTCTTAGCCATAAATCAAGACGATGAAATCATGCAAGGTGCTCTGGTCACCCACCAGGGAGAAATCGTCAGTAAGATGTACAAAAGCATCATGAATAAATGA
- a CDS encoding NAD(P) transhydrogenase subunit alpha, protein MEPVYLTFVFILAIFLGFELISKVPSTLHTPLMSGSNAISGITLIGAIASLKSDNLTFAALLGTVAVAFATINVVGGYMVTNRMLEMFKKKDKKEGGNQ, encoded by the coding sequence ATGGAACCGGTATATTTAACCTTTGTCTTTATCTTGGCCATTTTTTTAGGGTTCGAGCTGATATCCAAAGTTCCCTCGACCTTGCACACCCCACTCATGTCCGGCTCCAATGCTATTTCCGGCATCACCCTGATCGGAGCCATTGCTTCCTTGAAGTCTGATAATCTAACCTTTGCTGCCCTTCTTGGAACGGTGGCTGTTGCCTTTGCAACCATCAATGTGGTGGGCGGATACATGGTAACCAATAGAATGCTGGAGATGTTCAAAAAAAAGGATAAGAAAGAAGGAGGTAATCAATGA
- a CDS encoding acyl-CoA thioesterase, with amino-acid sequence MDDFVFSLELSVRDYECDLQGIVNNAVYQNYLEHTRHEYLKNVGLDFKDFTDRGINLVVVRMELDYKYSLTSGDQFVVRLNFIKESKVKFAFLQNIYRLSDDKLMLQAKVLCVAVNSKGRPFVPEEFQRILDKE; translated from the coding sequence ATGGATGATTTTGTTTTTTCTTTGGAACTGTCGGTAAGGGATTATGAGTGTGACCTGCAAGGGATCGTCAATAACGCTGTCTATCAAAACTACCTTGAACACACTCGGCATGAGTATTTGAAGAACGTGGGGCTTGATTTTAAAGACTTTACGGATAGGGGGATTAATCTGGTAGTTGTACGCATGGAGCTGGATTATAAATACTCCCTCACCAGCGGAGATCAGTTTGTTGTGCGCTTGAATTTTATCAAAGAGTCAAAAGTTAAGTTTGCTTTCCTACAGAATATTTATCGCCTTTCCGATGATAAACTGATGTTACAGGCGAAGGTGCTTTGTGTGGCTGTGAATTCCAAGGGACGTCCTTTTGTCCCGGAAGAGTTTCAGAGGATTCTGGACAAAGAGTAG
- a CDS encoding RAMP superfamily CRISPR-associated protein, which translates to MTDNRYLLRFFTLDPLHIGVGQDIMGEVDLPIDRESETNVPRIPGTALKGGFRAHASWKLKMDGNKDKPCPGDQPAEQEGDATKPHGPRSREQYCGITTCPICQTFGYPSVKLKNEDKAIPGHEGRVYFRDARLAFFPAATSKGTVWFSTPGRAAAWLDSEQQEYPELLVSRTDHLALSINEKITGGELLIGWIHLTGVTSSTEDKGIQQVIDALRNATHLTFPETEYWQHIVNRTVLLDETNFYRVVETCLERRTCNRVDQDTGTVSDGALFSYEALPRASLLYSRIYIEKHFSGKINKSTSSPLDVCSLACEGFARMGIGGMQTRGLGSLLVEPFTSSSEENGHG; encoded by the coding sequence GTGACTGACAACAGATATCTGCTCAGATTTTTCACCCTTGATCCGCTACACATCGGAGTGGGGCAGGATATCATGGGAGAGGTTGATCTGCCTATTGACCGGGAAAGTGAAACCAATGTACCGCGCATTCCCGGCACAGCCCTGAAAGGAGGATTTCGGGCACATGCATCCTGGAAGCTGAAAATGGACGGAAATAAGGACAAGCCGTGTCCAGGTGATCAACCTGCCGAACAGGAAGGAGATGCAACAAAGCCTCATGGGCCACGCTCCCGTGAACAGTACTGCGGCATTACTACCTGCCCTATCTGCCAGACCTTCGGCTATCCTTCAGTCAAGCTGAAAAACGAAGATAAAGCTATTCCCGGTCATGAAGGAAGGGTCTATTTTCGTGATGCCCGACTGGCCTTTTTTCCGGCAGCAACCAGCAAGGGAACTGTCTGGTTTTCCACTCCGGGACGGGCAGCAGCCTGGCTGGATTCAGAGCAGCAGGAATACCCAGAACTGCTCGTCAGCAGAACCGACCATCTGGCTCTCTCGATCAATGAAAAAATAACAGGAGGTGAGCTGCTGATCGGCTGGATTCATCTTACCGGTGTGACGAGTTCAACAGAAGACAAAGGTATTCAACAGGTCATTGACGCCCTACGCAACGCAACGCACCTCACTTTTCCAGAAACAGAGTACTGGCAGCATATAGTAAATCGCACTGTACTCTTGGATGAGACAAACTTCTACCGAGTTGTAGAAACCTGCCTGGAACGGCGCACCTGTAACCGGGTGGATCAGGATACCGGCACGGTCTCCGATGGAGCCCTGTTCAGTTACGAAGCCCTTCCCCGTGCCAGCCTGCTCTATTCCCGCATATATATAGAAAAGCATTTTAGCGGAAAAATCAATAAAAGTACCTCCTCGCCTTTAGATGTCTGCTCACTTGCCTGCGAAGGTTTTGCCCGCATGGGCATCGGCGGGATGCAGACCAGGGGCTTAGGTTCCCTGCTTGTGGAACCTTTCACATCAAGCTCCGAGGAAAACGGTCATGGCTGA
- a CDS encoding group 1 truncated hemoglobin, whose protein sequence is MSKTLYDRLGGTAGIAQLVNDVVEAHLNNPVINTRFEHAKDIEQSKKMLVEFFCVGSGGPEAYSGRDMLSTHRGMNISEQEFIAAVDDVFEAMDKNQLDDDVKKDVLSILYSLKSEIIRV, encoded by the coding sequence ATGTCCAAAACACTTTATGACCGTTTAGGCGGTACAGCTGGGATTGCGCAACTCGTTAATGATGTTGTTGAAGCACACCTCAATAATCCTGTCATTAACACAAGATTCGAACATGCCAAGGATATCGAACAGTCCAAGAAAATGTTAGTCGAGTTTTTTTGCGTAGGATCAGGTGGCCCGGAAGCATATTCCGGAAGAGATATGTTATCCACGCATAGGGGGATGAATATATCCGAGCAGGAGTTCATCGCAGCAGTGGATGACGTCTTTGAAGCTATGGATAAAAACCAATTAGATGACGATGTAAAGAAAGATGTTCTTTCTATTCTTTATTCACTGAAAAGCGAAATCATTCGTGTGTGA
- a CDS encoding SET domain-containing protein-lysine N-methyltransferase, producing the protein MNKGFELREIFEKGEGVFATRPFHHNEKVMVGVIEKVLGSNHSHASQIGEHDYVLHAGLVSKVNHSCDPNCGIKVNKTGAHDFVAIKHISINEELTFDYAMRNYSVDHFPKKCMCGAKKCRGEITGWRDLSDKKKREYDGVAAPYLIAMDAKNI; encoded by the coding sequence ATGAACAAAGGATTTGAGTTAAGAGAAATTTTCGAAAAAGGAGAAGGTGTTTTTGCTACAAGACCATTTCATCATAACGAGAAAGTTATGGTTGGGGTTATTGAAAAAGTACTCGGCAGTAATCACTCGCATGCCTCACAAATAGGCGAACATGACTACGTACTTCATGCGGGATTAGTTAGCAAAGTTAATCACTCCTGTGACCCGAACTGTGGTATTAAAGTAAATAAAACCGGTGCTCATGACTTTGTAGCTATAAAACACATCAGCATCAACGAAGAATTAACTTTTGATTATGCCATGAGAAACTATAGCGTTGACCATTTCCCCAAAAAGTGCATGTGTGGGGCTAAGAAATGTCGAGGCGAGATTACTGGATGGAGGGATCTCTCAGATAAAAAAAAGAGAGAGTACGACGGTGTCGCGGCTCCTTATCTGATTGCAATGGATGCTAAAAATATCTAG
- a CDS encoding amidohydrolase, whose product MCENNPANVHLILSGRYLVAHSQEVVEQENISVALAGDRIVEIGVNLAAKYPQAECLSHAHGLIMPGLINTHTHAAMSCFRGLADDLPLMEWLQEHIFPREAQLTSEIVYHSTLLSLCEMIKSGTTSFNDMYLFVKDVARAAAESGMRAWLGEVLYDFPSPNYGELENGFTYTEELFEQYAQSELVTVTVNPHSVYTCAPALLERLATQAEEKDALYHIHLSENQDEVNTCMERYGCSPVQHLEKLGLLNERVVAAHGVMVSEEEIDLLVERKVKVAHCPESNMKLASGVAPIPAMLAKGMTVGLGTDGSASNNDVDLFGEMNSTAKMHKVARMDPTVMTAAQTLHAATLGGAALLGVEKEIGSIAVGKKADLIMLDMDQPHLTPVYNPVSHLVYAAGGGDVIHSVINGQVVMRDRKLTTLDEAAILTEMKRIGEEVQRMG is encoded by the coding sequence ATGTGTGAGAATAATCCCGCGAACGTTCATCTGATTCTTTCTGGGCGCTACCTTGTAGCACATAGCCAGGAAGTGGTAGAGCAGGAAAATATCTCTGTTGCCCTTGCCGGTGATCGTATTGTTGAGATCGGGGTGAACTTAGCAGCAAAATATCCACAGGCTGAATGTCTTAGTCATGCTCATGGATTGATAATGCCTGGCCTGATCAATACGCATACCCATGCGGCTATGTCCTGTTTTCGTGGCTTGGCTGATGATCTGCCCCTGATGGAATGGCTTCAGGAACATATTTTTCCCCGAGAGGCCCAACTAACCTCGGAGATAGTCTATCACTCCACGCTCCTTTCTCTCTGTGAGATGATCAAATCCGGCACCACCTCCTTTAATGATATGTACCTCTTTGTGAAGGATGTGGCCCGTGCTGCTGCTGAATCAGGGATGCGGGCCTGGCTGGGGGAGGTTCTCTATGATTTTCCCTCCCCCAATTATGGGGAGCTGGAGAACGGCTTTACCTATACCGAGGAGCTTTTTGAGCAGTATGCCCAGAGTGAGCTTGTTACGGTGACGGTCAATCCCCATTCTGTCTATACCTGTGCTCCAGCTCTGTTAGAGCGACTGGCTACACAGGCTGAAGAGAAGGATGCATTGTATCATATCCATCTCTCGGAAAATCAGGATGAGGTGAATACCTGTATGGAGCGATACGGGTGTTCGCCTGTCCAGCATCTGGAGAAGCTGGGATTGCTCAATGAACGGGTTGTGGCGGCCCACGGAGTTATGGTCAGTGAGGAGGAAATTGACCTGCTGGTAGAGCGCAAGGTTAAGGTGGCACATTGCCCGGAATCGAATATGAAATTGGCCTCAGGAGTTGCGCCGATACCTGCCATGCTGGCAAAAGGAATGACTGTCGGCCTTGGCACGGACGGCAGTGCCTCTAATAACGATGTGGATCTGTTCGGTGAGATGAACTCCACGGCTAAAATGCATAAAGTAGCCCGGATGGATCCGACCGTGATGACTGCTGCTCAGACCCTGCACGCGGCCACGTTGGGAGGTGCTGCTTTACTGGGTGTAGAGAAGGAAATCGGAAGTATTGCTGTAGGCAAGAAGGCTGATCTGATTATGTTGGATATGGATCAACCCCATCTGACCCCGGTCTATAACCCTGTCTCCCATTTGGTCTATGCAGCCGGAGGCGGTGATGTCATTCACTCGGTTATTAATGGTCAGGTGGTGATGCGAGATCGAAAATTGACCACCTTGGATGAAGCAGCAATTCTGACAGAGATGAAGCGGATTGGAGAAGAGGTGCAAAGGATGGGATAG
- a CDS encoding tetratricopeptide repeat protein, which yields MSPLPETKELTGEAARKVLFLIERKRFQEAGQLLGEVLRETPDDLGLRYAGALLEFEQGQPERAEEEAQKLLLRYPKNEAVRYLLFRIALEQDNEEKALEQINGLCGDYPGHAGYAASRAALFLLAERFEEAGVEAGRALQLDPEAKAAQEIHAHSSLAIAETDGIDRQLAMRLQADPEAMSIRYLLLAALNARGEYQEGLKVAQGMLRENPQDKELLAIVKEFRLLAQPVPWLFRPLHMLEQRGISRSIIIGVGIVVVLKSALHGYLPSFVALPLLIYLAAASLYPLVLRRWLG from the coding sequence ATGAGTCCTTTGCCTGAGACAAAAGAGCTTACAGGGGAAGCTGCCCGGAAGGTTCTGTTTCTTATCGAGCGCAAGCGATTCCAGGAGGCTGGGCAACTACTCGGAGAGGTCCTGCGGGAAACTCCTGATGATCTTGGTTTGCGTTACGCAGGAGCATTGCTTGAGTTTGAGCAGGGGCAACCTGAACGTGCAGAGGAAGAAGCACAGAAACTCCTGCTTCGTTATCCCAAAAATGAAGCGGTCCGATATTTGCTTTTTCGTATCGCCTTGGAGCAGGACAATGAAGAGAAGGCGCTGGAGCAGATCAATGGGCTCTGTGGTGATTACCCAGGTCATGCAGGGTATGCGGCTTCCCGAGCTGCGCTCTTTCTCCTGGCTGAGCGCTTTGAGGAGGCAGGAGTCGAGGCTGGACGGGCCTTGCAGCTGGACCCTGAGGCGAAAGCTGCCCAGGAAATCCATGCCCATAGTAGCTTGGCTATAGCAGAGACAGACGGGATTGATCGGCAACTGGCTATGCGTTTGCAAGCCGACCCCGAGGCGATGTCTATCCGTTACCTCCTGCTTGCGGCACTCAATGCCCGTGGTGAATATCAGGAGGGGCTGAAGGTCGCCCAGGGGATGCTGCGAGAAAATCCCCAGGATAAAGAATTGCTGGCTATTGTGAAGGAGTTCCGTCTGCTTGCCCAGCCTGTGCCGTGGCTGTTTCGGCCTTTGCATATGTTGGAACAACGAGGTATTTCACGTAGTATTATTATCGGAGTTGGCATTGTTGTCGTGCTCAAATCAGCCTTGCATGGATATCTCCCCTCCTTTGTTGCCCTCCCTCTGCTTATTTATCTGGCTGCCGCCAGTCTCTATCCGTTGGTCCTGCGACGATGGCTTGGGTGA